The sequence CGACACagatagatagatatatatatgACAATAGTGAGAATCCATTCATTCTTTAaagcaaaatttaaatatttacagTAGAAGAGAGCGATAATTTAGCGCAAGAAGTATTCTCACCTGAACTGGGTCTGTACGAAGGAAACTCCGCCGCACCCTGCGCCCATCTGGAAGACGAAATCCAACCGTACATAGAAGGCTTTTATCGCCCTTGGGTTCTTCTGGCAAAGGTGGATAATCAGGCTTGTTTTCCAAGCATGTCTTCTCATCTTCTTCAGTGAGATTCACATGTTTATCCTTGGGAATCACTTCACTGGTCTCCTTTATACTTTCCATGGAAGCGGCCAATGCTCGCGCCACTTCTTCATATTCATTACTTTTGTCTGCAACTACTAGCGATAAAAGAACTTTAGTTTTATCATTCAACTTAAAACTGAATATCTGCAAATAAGAGGTTTGTCTGTAAATTAATCATGACATACCTTTAGTTTTTTGTGGCTGAGCCGAAGAACTTTCTCTGGGTCGTTTGTGTGACAAAGTGACGTGATGGTCCTTTGGACCACTATCCATGAATGTTAATAAATCCTATAGTTGAACAGAATTTTCTCAAGTCAGCAAGAGATTACATCACGTTCTAGCAAATGCGAAAGTCTTAAAATGTAGAATAAATCCAGGgctttcataaaaattaatgtttgaTCAACTAAAGCAAAAACTCCACTTACCTCCAACAATCGTTCAGGTTCGACCATTCCAACCCATGAGCGCATTTTCTGCCCAGTGATAGGATCAATAACGAGTATAACAGGCATAATACTCAACTTGTAATAAGTGCAAACTTTCTGGCCTTCAGTTGTTTCATCGTAAACCTAAGTTCACCAACCATTGTCAAATTGTTGAAATGAGCCacattacaataaaaaaaaaaagcttaaaaCCCAAATATATAAAGATCCCTGCCCCCGAACTTGTATATGTGTATTATGTTAATTTAAAATTCTAGTCCAACAATGACCATGCATCTACTGatgcacacacacacacacacaacgcTTACTGCTAGAAGTGAGGGATCCTTATAGAAGAACAAAAATGAAAATTAGTAATAGATAGTCATTTTGCAAAGTggctttaataaataaaaaggctattttgccaaacacccgagaatattttataatttagcgTGAAACCCCAAAAATGGAATACATACCTGCCAAAAGACAAAGTTTGTACTGATGGTTTGAGAGACAGCTTCATTAGACCATGTATCGCGATTAAGCTTCAAAATACAAATGAACATCCCATTTAGTCTCTGTGTTAAACGAACAGAAATTTCAGACAATTTAAAACAGTGCAGTTAAACACGCTACCTACCTTATGTGAGCTGAACTCCGTATTAGACTGCAAGTTTACCAAGAGCCATTTGTCTTGAGAAGAGGCAGTACCCTTTGCCTGTAGTAGCACAAACAGAGTTTCACGTTAAGAAACACAACATAATCACTTAACATGATTGTTCTCTATAACTAACAACAGCACCATTTCCAGCtagatttaaaatatatagtttataagaaaaagaaaaatacagtaaaattaaaaagaaaaaataaagggaTAAAGAGTACTAAAAATTCTCCAAATGCATAAAAGTCCCACCAACTCGTGGCTGGTGAGGGTAATACTGTAACAAGAAACCCAAAACTAAATGTGTACCATACAAAACTATTATAAGGAGCCGGGATCAGACTTTAAATAATCTCATAAACCATTCAACGATAGAGCCTAAAGAGAATGCAAAGATCTCACTTTCTCAAAATCCTTAACTTAATATAGGCTTCAATCACTCATATAAAGGATAAGTCTCCTAATAAGATAAGAATTGCAGATTAAAAAGATAACCCTTGGTATACTAGTTTCATTCAACGAAGTGTAACATAAGCTCAAGAATTCAAAGACATCTTTTCCCATTGAGAATATGAAACCTATAATTTCTTCATTTGTTTATATACCAAAAACAAGACGATATGCATGAGGAGGACTCTCCCTTTTAGTTGAAAATATTACTGTACTTATACAATGTAATTTATACATTACTTGGAATATAAAAGGGATTGCAAAGAGCAAAACTGTATTATTACATATTTAAAAGCTCAGGCACCCAAATAAAGTCACATTGTGATATAAACCAACAGCAGTTTTTAAAAGATAGTTAAAAGGAAATCATCAAAATCATCCATCAAAAAACAGAGACAAAGCACTAATTCTCTAAGATCAAAAGAACTTTTCTGCAAGTTAAGGTTAGCAAGAATACTAAGACTATTCCAATACAACTTCCTCTATTCTTAGTGTCATTCAACAAACCAACTGCGAAAAACAATTACATCATGAACCAATAAggccaacaaaaataattaattaccttCTCAAATGATCCCTGAAACATTATATGATATGGAGGGCGATACAAGGAGGCAAGATTATCCCGAGAATTTTCAGCTGTTGATGCAACTCCTTGCTCTGGTTCCCAAACCCCAGGGCGTTTGATTTCCTCATCAAAATTACGTAAACCAGGTACTGAACTTGATT is a genomic window of Cannabis sativa cultivar Pink pepper isolate KNU-18-1 chromosome 9, ASM2916894v1, whole genome shotgun sequence containing:
- the LOC115722808 gene encoding plant UBX domain-containing protein 7 isoform X5, which produces MEAGMLSATDQQSMVSSFLEIAVGQSAETARQFLQATSWKLEEAIQLFYIGNEGGGTVGGSSSQIPAAENIEALAEQTSRMIRLSEAERNVVDEDEVRAPIPVIRGTLYDDALLASRMRHPESSSVPGLRNFDEEIKRPGVWEPEQGVASTAENSRDNLASLYRPPYHIMFQGSFEKAKGTASSQDKWLLVNLQSNTEFSSHKLNRDTWSNEAVSQTISTNFVFWQVYDETTEGQKVCTYYKLSIMPVILVIDPITGQKMRSWVGMVEPERLLEDLLTFMDSGPKDHHVTLSHKRPRESSSAQPQKTKVADKSNEYEEVARALAASMESIKETSEVIPKDKHVNLTEEDEKTCLENKPDYPPLPEEPKGDKSLLCTVGFRLPDGRRVRRSFLRTDPVQLLWSFCCSQLKEAETRPFRLAQPIPGASKSLDYDTEMTFGESGLASSMISVTWE
- the LOC115722808 gene encoding plant UBX domain-containing protein 7 isoform X2, which translates into the protein MEAGMLSATDQQSMVSSFLEIAVGQSAETARQFLQATSWKLEEAIQLFYIGNEGGGTVGGSSSQIPAAENIEALAEQTSRMIRLSEAERNVVDEDEVRAPIPVIRGTLYDDALLYGASRMRHPESSSVPGLRNFDEEIKRPGVWEPEQGVASTAENSRDNLASLYRPPYHIMFQGSFEKAKGTASSQDKWLLVNLQSNTEFSSHKLNRDTWSNEAVSQTISTNFVFWQVYDETTEGQKVCTYYKLSIMPVILVIDPITGQKMRSWVGMVEPERLLEDLLTFMDSGPKDHHVTLSHKRPRESSSAQPQKTKVADKSNEYEEVARALAASMESIKETSEVIPKDKHVNLTEEDEKTCLENKPDYPPLPEEPKGDKSLLCTVGFRLPDGRRVRRSFLRTDPVQLLWSFCCSQLKEAETRPFRLAQPIPGASKSLDYDTEMTFGESGLASSMISVTWE
- the LOC115722808 gene encoding plant UBX domain-containing protein 7 isoform X7, with the translated sequence MEAGMLSATDQQSMVSSFLEIAVGQSAETARQFLQATSWKLEEAIQLFYIGNEGGGTVGGSSSQIPAAENIEALAEQTSREAERNVVDEDEVRAPIPVIRGTLYDDALLYGASRMRHPESSSVPGLRNFDEEIKRPGVWEPEQGVASTAENSRDNLASLYRPPYHIMFQGSFEKAKGTASSQDKWLLVNLQSNTEFSSHKLNRDTWSNEAVSQTISTNFVFWQVYDETTEGQKVCTYYKLSIMPVILVIDPITGQKMRSWVGMVEPERLLEDLLTFMDSGPKDHHVTLSHKRPRESSSAQPQKTKVADKSNEYEEVARALAASMESIKETSEVIPKDKHVNLTEEDEKTCLENKPDYPPLPEEPKGDKSLLCTVGFRLPDGRRVRRSFLRTDPVQLLWSFCCSQLKEAETRPFRLAQPIPGASKSLDYDTEMTFGESGLASSMISVTWE
- the LOC115722808 gene encoding plant UBX domain-containing protein 7 isoform X10, producing the protein MEAGMLSATDQQSMVSSFLEIAVGQSAETARQFLQATSWKLEEAIQLFYIGNEGGGTVGGSSSQIPAAENIEALAEQTSREAERNVVDEDEVRAPIPVIRGTLYDDALLASRMRHPESSSVPGLRNFDEEIKRPGVWEPEQGVASTAENSRDNLASLYRPPYHIMFQGSFEKAKGTASSQDKWLLVNLQSNTEFSSHKLNRDTWSNEAVSQTISTNFVFWQVYDETTEGQKVCTYYKLSIMPVILVIDPITGQKMRSWVGMVEPERLLEDLLTFMDSGPKDHHVTLSHKRPRESSSAQPQKTKVADKSNEYEEVARALAASMESIKETSEVIPKDKHVNLTEEDEKTCLENKPDYPPLPEEPKGDKSLLCTVGFRLPDGRRVRRSFLRTDPVQLLWSFCCSQLKEAETRPFRLAQPIPGASKSLDYDTEMTFGESGLASSMISVTWE
- the LOC115722808 gene encoding plant UBX domain-containing protein 7 isoform X6, whose amino-acid sequence is MEAGMLSATDQQSMVSSFLEIAVGQSAETARQFLQATSWKLEEAIQLFYIGNEGGGTVGGSSSQIPAAENIEALAEQTSREAERNVVDEDEVRAPIPVIRGTLYDDALLYGASRMRHPESSSVPGLRNFDEEIKRPGVWEPEQGVASTAENSRDNLASLYRPPYHIMFQGSFEKAKGTASSQDKWLLVNLQSNTEFSSHKLNRDTWSNEAVSQTISTNFVFWQVYDETTEGQKVCTYYKLSIMPVILVIDPITGQKMRSWVGMVEPERLLEDLLTFMDSGPKDHHVTLSHKRPRESSSAQPQKTKVVADKSNEYEEVARALAASMESIKETSEVIPKDKHVNLTEEDEKTCLENKPDYPPLPEEPKGDKSLLCTVGFRLPDGRRVRRSFLRTDPVQLLWSFCCSQLKEAETRPFRLAQPIPGASKSLDYDTEMTFGESGLASSMISVTWE
- the LOC115722808 gene encoding plant UBX domain-containing protein 7 isoform X1 — protein: MEAGMLSATDQQSMVSSFLEIAVGQSAETARQFLQATSWKLEEAIQLFYIGNEGGGTVGGSSSQIPAAENIEALAEQTSRMIRLSEAERNVVDEDEVRAPIPVIRGTLYDDALLYGASRMRHPESSSVPGLRNFDEEIKRPGVWEPEQGVASTAENSRDNLASLYRPPYHIMFQGSFEKAKGTASSQDKWLLVNLQSNTEFSSHKLNRDTWSNEAVSQTISTNFVFWQVYDETTEGQKVCTYYKLSIMPVILVIDPITGQKMRSWVGMVEPERLLEDLLTFMDSGPKDHHVTLSHKRPRESSSAQPQKTKVVADKSNEYEEVARALAASMESIKETSEVIPKDKHVNLTEEDEKTCLENKPDYPPLPEEPKGDKSLLCTVGFRLPDGRRVRRSFLRTDPVQLLWSFCCSQLKEAETRPFRLAQPIPGASKSLDYDTEMTFGESGLASSMISVTWE
- the LOC115722808 gene encoding plant UBX domain-containing protein 7 isoform X9 translates to MEAGMLSATDQQSMVSSFLEIAVGQSAETARQFLQATSWKLEEAIQLFYIGNEGGGTVGGSSSQIPAAENIEALAEQTSREAERNVVDEDEVRAPIPVIRGTLYDDALLYGASRMRHPESSSVPGLRNFDEEIKRPGVWEPEQGVASTAENSRDNLASLYRPPYHIMFQGSFEKAKGTASSQDKWLLVNLQSNTEFSSHKLNRDTWSNEAVSQTISTNFVFWQVYDETTEGQKVCTYYKLSIMPVILVIDPITGQKMRSWVGMVEPERLLEDLLTFMDSGPKDHHVTLSHKRPRESSSAQPQKTKDKSNEYEEVARALAASMESIKETSEVIPKDKHVNLTEEDEKTCLENKPDYPPLPEEPKGDKSLLCTVGFRLPDGRRVRRSFLRTDPVQLLWSFCCSQLKEAETRPFRLAQPIPGASKSLDYDTEMTFGESGLASSMISVTWE
- the LOC115722808 gene encoding plant UBX domain-containing protein 7 isoform X3 — protein: MEAGMLSATDQQSMVSSFLEIAVGQSAETARQFLQATSWKLEEAIQLFYIGNEGGGTVGGSSSQIPAAENIEALAEQTSRMIRLSEAERNVVDEDEVRAPIPVIRGTLYDDALLASRMRHPESSSVPGLRNFDEEIKRPGVWEPEQGVASTAENSRDNLASLYRPPYHIMFQGSFEKAKGTASSQDKWLLVNLQSNTEFSSHKLNRDTWSNEAVSQTISTNFVFWQVYDETTEGQKVCTYYKLSIMPVILVIDPITGQKMRSWVGMVEPERLLEDLLTFMDSGPKDHHVTLSHKRPRESSSAQPQKTKVVADKSNEYEEVARALAASMESIKETSEVIPKDKHVNLTEEDEKTCLENKPDYPPLPEEPKGDKSLLCTVGFRLPDGRRVRRSFLRTDPVQLLWSFCCSQLKEAETRPFRLAQPIPGASKSLDYDTEMTFGESGLASSMISVTWE
- the LOC115722808 gene encoding plant UBX domain-containing protein 7 isoform X4, which produces MEAGMLSATDQQSMVSSFLEIAVGQSAETARQFLQATSWKLEEAIQLFYIGNEGGGTVGGSSSQIPAAENIEALAEQTSRMIRLSEAERNVVDEDEVRAPIPVIRGTLYDDALLYGASRMRHPESSSVPGLRNFDEEIKRPGVWEPEQGVASTAENSRDNLASLYRPPYHIMFQGSFEKAKGTASSQDKWLLVNLQSNTEFSSHKLNRDTWSNEAVSQTISTNFVFWQVYDETTEGQKVCTYYKLSIMPVILVIDPITGQKMRSWVGMVEPERLLEDLLTFMDSGPKDHHVTLSHKRPRESSSAQPQKTKDKSNEYEEVARALAASMESIKETSEVIPKDKHVNLTEEDEKTCLENKPDYPPLPEEPKGDKSLLCTVGFRLPDGRRVRRSFLRTDPVQLLWSFCCSQLKEAETRPFRLAQPIPGASKSLDYDTEMTFGESGLASSMISVTWE
- the LOC115722808 gene encoding plant UBX domain-containing protein 7 isoform X11 — translated: MEAGMLSATDQQSMVSSFLEIAVGQSAETARQFLQATSWKLEEAIQLFYIGNEGGGTVGGSSSQIPAAENIEALAEQTSREAERNVVDEDEVRAPIPVIRGTLYDDALLASRMRHPESSSVPGLRNFDEEIKRPGVWEPEQGVASTAENSRDNLASLYRPPYHIMFQGSFEKAKGTASSQDKWLLVNLQSNTEFSSHKLNRDTWSNEAVSQTISTNFVFWQVYDETTEGQKVCTYYKLSIMPVILVIDPITGQKMRSWVGMVEPERLLEDLLTFMDSGPKDHHVTLSHKRPRESSSAQPQKTKDKSNEYEEVARALAASMESIKETSEVIPKDKHVNLTEEDEKTCLENKPDYPPLPEEPKGDKSLLCTVGFRLPDGRRVRRSFLRTDPVQLLWSFCCSQLKEAETRPFRLAQPIPGASKSLDYDTEMTFGESGLASSMISVTWE
- the LOC115722808 gene encoding plant UBX domain-containing protein 7 isoform X8, translating into MEAGMLSATDQQSMVSSFLEIAVGQSAETARQFLQATSWKLEEAIQLFYIGNEGGGTVGGSSSQIPAAENIEALAEQTSREAERNVVDEDEVRAPIPVIRGTLYDDALLASRMRHPESSSVPGLRNFDEEIKRPGVWEPEQGVASTAENSRDNLASLYRPPYHIMFQGSFEKAKGTASSQDKWLLVNLQSNTEFSSHKLNRDTWSNEAVSQTISTNFVFWQVYDETTEGQKVCTYYKLSIMPVILVIDPITGQKMRSWVGMVEPERLLEDLLTFMDSGPKDHHVTLSHKRPRESSSAQPQKTKVVADKSNEYEEVARALAASMESIKETSEVIPKDKHVNLTEEDEKTCLENKPDYPPLPEEPKGDKSLLCTVGFRLPDGRRVRRSFLRTDPVQLLWSFCCSQLKEAETRPFRLAQPIPGASKSLDYDTEMTFGESGLASSMISVTWE